The Papaver somniferum cultivar HN1 unplaced genomic scaffold, ASM357369v1 unplaced-scaffold_83, whole genome shotgun sequence genome has a segment encoding these proteins:
- the LOC113345731 gene encoding uncharacterized protein LOC113345731 has protein sequence MEVNDIHIQLETMLKQKSRNQWVVERESNSSFFHNSIKIRRSSNTISELVNENGVTISKCNQIKDLAVNYFMNKFNGDVSVLDDSLFEVEHERISVEESIRMDQVPSFEEIHEAVFSLGADSAPGPDGFADLGYSAGSVLGNLISEEQVAFMKGRNIHENISLASQMVNEIQIKRKDGNVGLKLDITQAFDTVSWKFVLVFFKRYGFSDWWCDWILNILNSSRIYVLVNSNPEGYFSIDRGLRQGDPLSPLIFVLIEDVLSRNITKLFREGAMTTMVSRKGISPTHLFFADDIMIYCKGNMKSLRSLVALLGYYQRAYGQTVSRAKSKIYYGGGSLRRRATISEFLGMPIATFPDRYLGVKVMPGAVKYHHIANVVDKIKDQLAGWKGMMLYFQDRVMLVVYDC, from the exons ATGGAGGTTAATGACATACATATTCAGTTGGAAACAATGctgaaacaaaaatctagaaaccAGTGGGTGGTTGAAAGGGAAAGTAATTCTAGCTTTTTTCACAACAGTATTAAGATTCGAAGAAGTAGTAATACAATTTCGGAGCTGGTGAATGAGAATGGGGTGACTATTTCAAAATGTAATCAGATTAAAGACCTTGCAGTAAATTATTTCATGAACAAATTTAATGGTGATGTTTCAGTTCTTGATGATTCACTTTTTGAGGTGGAGCATGAGAGGATTTCAGTGGAGGAGAGTATTCGTATGGATCAAGTTCCTTCTTTTGAAGAGATTCATGAGGCAGTTTTCTCCTTAGGTGCGGATAGTGCCCCGGGGCCAGatgggtttgctg atcTTGGCTACTCGGCTGGTAGTGTTTTGGGTAATCTCATTTCAGAAGAGCAGGTGGCTTTTATGAAGggtagaaatatccatgaaaataTTAGTCTTGCCTCGCAGATGGTGAATGAAATTCAAATTAAACGAAAAGATGGGAATGTTGGGTTGAAGCTAGATATTACACAAGCCTTTGATACGGTGAGCTGgaaatttgttttggttttttttaaaaGGTATGGCTTTTCAGATTGGTGGTGTGATTGGATTCTTAACATCTTAAATTCATCTAGGATTTATGTGCTTGTTAATAGTAATCCGGAGGGCTACTTCAGTATAGATAGAGGACTTCGTCAAGGGGATCCACTATCTCCTCTGATTTTTGTGTTAattgaggatgttcttagtaGGAATATCACGAAACTCTTTCGTGAAGGTGCAATGACTACTATGGTTTCTAGAAAAGGTATCTCTCCCACTCatttgttttttgcagatgatattatgatttattGCAAGGGTAATATGAAAAGCTTGAGAAGTCTTGTGGCTTTATTGGGTTATTATCAGCGTGCTTATGGCCAAACGGTTAGTCGTGCAAAGAGTAAAATATATTATGGGGGAGGTTCTTTGCGAAGGAGAGCCACTATTTCTGAATTTTTGGGGATGCCTATTGCTACTTTCCCGGATAGGTATCTTGGAGTTAAAGTGATGCCTGGTGCTGTTAAGTATCACCATATTGCCAATGTAGTTGATAAAATTAAGGATCAATTAGCGGGTTGGAAGGGAATGATGCTTTATTTTCAAGATAGAGTTATGCTGGTTGTCTATGATTGCTAG